In Neospora caninum Liverpool complete genome, chromosome Ib, one DNA window encodes the following:
- a CDS encoding putative PHD-finger domain-containing protein, which yields MGDPVEQWLEDCLTLPGKLHRALRLMAHLEQEVSRIETQFRVREKEYLGQLRQSQQQGTPRPAPEQDEEIGAIKRLHFKCRALLREKVVVNKQIASFIHHEQQRLVKERDKLLHSMHGLGAAANLKSHSVSVSPEPGAAVAAPGHAASGVAGAGAVGPPSSGAFGSTHGGGSAGGSTVGRSALRRRGTDRSAHLSGASSDAALVPGGGPGPDRAGLGLDGDGSFYPRGADRGGFNGEFQTGAPSAVSSAGAGSTAGGRARQQGGPHGLMLATGGGPGACPPSAGSDVSVGSSTVHPPPKKARKAHDSHGASASRLPSSQSSTVTAGAVGTAGAAPGPSASHPIGGAPGGGEGRGSVGVSLSPGLAHGAQASGSKSGGSGRSRHHPSHSGRSRHDGSRAGSTCPAPAVSGTPTPAFASSHRLGPSPYYPSAASPALDPSGAHTAMGSGSALPGGAAGPSMASSGAGTAPSESADTWEGICPVCHKGESSECNNMVACDACNQWFHFECVGYSAETHEDDAWFCPQCYQNGLVP from the exons ATGGGAGATCCTGTGGAGCAGTGGCTAGAGGACTGCCTCACCTTGCCCGGCAAGCTGCACCGCGCTCTGCGCCTCATGGCCCATCTCGAGCAAGAAGTGTCGCGGATAGAGACCCAG tTTCGCGTGCGGGAAAAGGAGTACCTTGGACAACTGCGTCAGTCGCAGCAGCAAGGAACGCCGAGGCCAGCCCCGGAACAAGACGAGGAAATCGGGGCCATCAAG CGGCTCCACTTCAAGTGCCGCGCGTTGCTTCGCGAGAAAGTCGTGGTGAACAAGCAAATCGCGTCGTTCATCCACCATGAGCAGCAACGACTAGTGAAGGAGCGAGACAAACTCCTCCACTCCATGCACGGTCTCGGCGCCGCGGCGAATCTGAAGTCGCACTCCGTCTCCGTATCTCCGGAGCCAGGCGCGGCTGTGGCCGCGCCTGGCCACGCGGCCTCTGGCGTCGCCGGGGCGGGCGCGGTCGGGCCGCCCTCTTCGGGCGCGTTCGGCTCCACTCACGGCGGAGGGAGTGCAGGCGGCAGCACGGTTGGCCGCAGCGCGCTGAGGCGACGTGGCACAGACCGAAGTGCCCACCTCTCGGGGGcgagcagcgacgcagccCTCGTCCCCGGCGGAGGGCCAGGGCCAGATCGAGCGGGCCTCGGCCTAGACGGAGACGGTAGCTTCTACCCGCGGGGCGCCGACAGGGGAGGTTTCAACGGCGAGTTCCAG ACTGGAGCCCCGAGTGCGGTTTCTTCGGCCGGAGCGGGATCGACTGCGGGcgggcgcgcgcggcagcaGGGAGGCCCTCACGGCCTCATGTTGGCGACGGGGGGAGGCCCGGGGGCGTGTCCGCCCTCGGCGGGAAGCGACGTCTCCGTCGGCTCGTCCACGGTCCATCCGCCACCAAAGAAGGCCCGGAAG GCCCATGACAGCCACGGCGCCTCAGCGtcccgccttccctcctctcagTCGAGCACGGTGACCGCCGGAGCCGTGGGGACGGCTGGCGCGGCGCCTGGGCCCTCGGCTTCTCACCCGATTGGCGGCGCGCCTGGGGGGGGCGAAGGCCGAGGTTCAGTGggcgtctcgctgtctcctggccTCGCACATGGAGCCCAAGCTTCGGGCTCGAAaagcggaggcagcggcagGTCGCGACACCACCCCTCCCACAGCGGTCGCAGCCGACATGATGGTTCGAGA GCAGGATCGACTTGTCCCGCGCCGGCCGTCTCTGGGACTCCGACGCccgcgttcgcttcctcgcaCCGCCTGGGGCCGTCGCCGTACTATCCGTCGGCTGCCAGTCCAGCGCTCGACCCCTCTGGCGCGCATACAGCCATGGGTTCGGGCTCGGCGCTGccgggaggcgccgcgggcCCCAGCATGGCCTCGAGTGGGGCCGGAACAGCCCCCAGCGAGAGCGCGGACACCTGGGAGGGAATTTGCCCCGTATGCCACAAGGGCGAGAGCTCCGAGTGCAACAACATGGTAGCATGCGACGCCTGTAACCAGTGGTTCCACTTTGAGTGTGTG GGCTACTCCGCCGAGACccacgaggacgacgcgtgGTTCTGTCCCCAGTGCTATCAGAACGGGCTCGTTCCCTGA
- a CDS encoding putative pinA, translating to MESATADPAPETAPGSSTEHHPGRLAPSENDVISSGTFAVPDALENVRKSAPGKSVAEPGSAKVNANVSDPLVSDKQQANSSVLLSPCGVDRKAGYVYEPPSWGLGGVHTATDEAIQRACDHPEFPDLMLEVIREGVVVDQIPLQGRGWWLLGSLKETAHVLYEHPFVSRRHLALQFAAKPPFNLYCIDLQSSYGTVCNGTHLKPHEPFLVYRARAASGASLASANSALIPSPPSSPSVSGSELSGSAPSPVQEDRSEDEPSGQESVFVVGGRENTRRIFVIKKRMKGAQFPFEAEHAPPQTDAPTGATLKRPKHRMANSQQPAASRVDSAKNGQVGKDAMPSSRTPTKDQERQGGAARASSRHVDSEGTEDEAEKTLAEKGEILEGEKGEAFLEELRKAREKTKAATPPSEAVELKRRTFVGKQDDEAAALDEDEEEEETAEERERRERLEANCEAMMFDEDDDFFDRSVAEKTGSDAQRKRKKTTEEPLTAEKLERRVATLKRQLEECSAELARISKRESEKKTGEKRNATSQQPEKSSGNDDDADDSLDAFMKGVEQSLANQERQKVEEQIKTLKAELRGAKRLLAFAKA from the exons ATGGAGTCTGCCACTGCAGACCCCGCTCCCGAAACTGCGCCTGGATCGTCCACAGAGCACCATCCTGGCCGCCTGGCTCCAAGCGAAAATGACGTGATATCCTCTGGAACCTTTGCGGTCCCAGATGCTCTGGAGAATGTCAGGAAAAGTGCACCTGGTAAAAGTGTGGCAGAGCCTGGCTCAGCAAAAGTGAACGCGAATGTTTCAGACCCTCTTGTCTCGGACAAGCAGCAAGCCAATTCGTCggttctgctgtctccttgtgGTGTTGACCGGAAAGCCGGATATGTCTATGAGCCTCCCTCGTGGGGGCTCGGAGGTGTCCATACAGCGACGGACGAAGCGATTCAGCGGGCGTGCGACCATCCAGAGTTCCCAGATTTGATGCTCGAAGTGATCAGAGAAGGTGTCGTCGTCGATCAGATTCCGCTGCAGGGCAGAGGCTGGTGGCTCCTCGGAAGTCTAAAGGAGACCGCTCACGTTCTCTACGAGCATCCGTTTGTCTCGCGAAGACACTTGG CTCTCCAGTTCGCAGCCAAGCCGCCGTTCAACTTGTATTGCATCGATCTGCAGAGCTCGTATGGGACCGTGTGCAATGGGACGCACCTCAAACCCCACGAGCCGTTCTTGGTGTACAGGGCGAGGGCAGCCTCCGGTGCCTCGCTTGCTTCTGCGAACTCAGCCCTCattccttctcccccctcgtcgccgtcaGTGAGCGGGTCTGAGCTCTCCGGTAGCGCCCCATCTCCGGTACAGGAAGACCGCAGTGAAGATGAGCCGAGTGGCCAGGAGTCGGTGTTCGTTGTGGGAGGACGCGAAAATACGCGCCGCATCTTTGTGATTAAAAAGAGAATGAAGGGGGCTCAGTTTCCGTTTGAGGCGGAACACGCGCCGCCACAAACGGATGCCCCTACGGGAGCGACGTTGAAGAGACCCAAGCACAGGATGGCAAATTCACAACAGCCTGCCGCCTCACGTGTGGACAGTGCTAAGAACGGCCAAGTCGGCAAAGACGCTATGCCAAGCTCTAGGACGCCGACAAAGGATCAGGAGAGGCAAggcggagcggcgagagctTCTTCAAGACATGTTGATtcagaagggacagaggacgaggcggagaaaacgcttgcagagaaaggcgaaatcctggaaggagagaagggcgaggctTTCCTCGAAGAactgaggaaggcgagagagaagacgaaagcggcGACACCCCCGAGTGAAGCAGTCGAGTTGAAGCGTCGCACATTCGTCGGAAAACAAGACGATGAGGCTGCTGCTTTGGatgaggacgaggaagaggaagagacagcagaagagcgagaaaggcgtgAGAGGTTGGAAGCCAACTGCGAAGCAATGATGTTCGATGAAGACGATGATTTCTTTGACCGCTCTGTGGCTGAGAAGACGGGATCAGAtgcgcagaggaaacggaagaagacaacaGAAGAGCCCCTGACAGCGGAAAAATTGGAGCGACGTGTGGCCACCCTGAAGCGACAGCTGGAAGAATGCTCCGCAGAGCTAGCCAGGATttcaaagagagagagtgagaagaaaactggcgagaaaaggaacgcgaCCTCTCAACAGCCGGAGAAATCCAGCGGTAATGATGACGATGCAGATGATTCCCTTGATGCCTTTATGAAAGGCGTTGAGCAGTCTCTTGCCAAtcaggaaagacagaaagtgGAGGAGCAAATAAAGACTTTGAAGGCCGAACTGAGAGGTGCGAAACGCCTTCTGGCTTTCGCCAAGGCCTAG
- a CDS encoding putative myosin heavy chain: MLGGVTSRVGTTPGITEFTSSFNYGERTKGFVLFRERHGYDLAVCRYIRGGNCKRYVISSRNRQSKRYTKRSSPAISIPCDSNDGSFNFSPLSGGSPLNVASLDNIQVQDDPLAQALEDAKLIGELVDQAKNRRSDLAGTVDEFIVRGQNLTAQLKQALKSWDHASVKRTEKAFRHEYANLRKVYASVMNVQQEMQRDLNRGKELLAHLGTTAKKLLDNETLKKVLRMYGTQLQNEVMASERERGSTEAFISQSNEVMNQLQKEFYDGMASLEKHKEILQKIEALGSQVLDIDHVREQMQTILTIAKEIKARSADAEKDSKRGLVRVDALSHACTRSEMETKTASNRLQEIKTTLLRKLDDLENQLKGAHSSQGVRVAREALEAMRGRIQQSADSAAAIGQECNTTVDEARAHLSRCKKRNAERIRTKISEAQWLLQRTNSLVGQSQSDSLGRLERQLEESTTQLKELAPMVDNNFEDFPRISAVALAAERAAAALADFEKNFKASAAQLQEAHQLMLRELEELQNACDAPQSRLQIGSVVTELKRSFSSIDSFSERVSSPEIRNDFKLSLLAFLRRPLSSAAGNIDDAKRQEALVTDLSKRMSEEVAAYRRVIEDTEAEAEKVLRKHKQKGSHNGANALPEDPAVWNEVLQLRRKQIQAVNRLTTNAEAAKVKSDIGVAEMEKEIGDTRRMIEALRECLANKGVVAAIDEIGRPGTQGKNSTELLHEAELLEKKADQLQIQVQRSKDAVSEREKLLDAERKKLLETGSEFIPHFLQLLKKAVDEALKEGTQLEAMVVHVERLAHNSKARRAEDVLIPPPTDGSVTNEEAAAEAEMDADSFFRAASTQNDKLQGKLKEYHNRLSVRHSDVDEAKALLQALLPQSREVDQRQSSGRRLSSSKILTEQQLGEYSQDLVILEEILTKEEQKIRDIAERGRKAIADAARAAAADTHPENEQPPQEANKDSGPSQGLLLGIGLGIGIPLAIASIAMWRCYGRKKKPGVGSSIAPSEDRATSAESGGSDTSRRARSTGPDHLESIRISTLEFGDLETAFSGVEHPEIAGIVARETLPTPPAGEPDTTHMQYMIDDHYTVARNISKEVEHKFDFEGFPTAVVREQRPQSE; encoded by the exons ATGCTAGGTGGTGTCACGAGCCGTGTCGGGACCACCCCGGGCATAACCGAGTTCACGTCAAGTTTCAACTATGGAGAACGGACGAAGGGGTTTGTTCTTTTTAGGGAGCGCCACGGCTATGATCTGGCTGTGTGTCGCTACATCAGGGGTGGTAACTGCAAGCGTTATGTCATTTCCAGCAGAAACCGTCAGTCCAAAAGATATACCAAAAGGTCGTCGCCTGCAATATCCATTCCCTGCGACAG CAATGATGGGTCTTTCAACTTCAGTCCGTTATCGGGAGGCAGCCCCCTAAACGTGGCATCGCTTGACAACATACAAGTGCAGGACG ATCCTCTAGCGCAAGCCTTAGAAGATGCAAAGCTTATAGGAGAACTAGTTGACCAGGCAAAGAATAGGAGATCCGATCTCGCTGGCACTGTGGACGAATTCATAGTGCGAGGGCAGAATCTGACCGCGCAGCTCAAACAGGCACTGAAATCCTGGGATCATGCAAGCGTGAAACGAACCGAAAAAGCATTTCGCCACGAGTACGCCAATTTGAGAAAG GTGTACGCGTCTGTCATGAACGTGCAACAGGAGATGCAAAGGGACCTTAATCGTGGAAAAGAGCTGTTGGCACATTTAGGAACGACTGCGAAAAAGTTGCTTGATAATGAGACGCTCAAGAAGGTACTGAGAATGTATGGTACTCAGTTACAGAATGAGGTGATGGCTTCAGAGCGCGAACGTGGGTCGACTGAGGCCTTTATTTCGCAGTCCAATGAAGTTATGAATCAGTTGCAGAAAGAGTTCTATGATGGCATGGCTAGCCTGGAAAAGCACAAGGAAATCTTGCAGAAGATCGAAGCTTTGGGTAGTCAAGTGCTTGATATAGATCATGTGCGAGAGCAGATGCAGACTATATTGACGATTGCCAAGGAGATAAAAGCGCGTTCAGCTGATGCCGAGAAAGACTCTAAGCGTGGGCTCGTCAGAGTCGATGCTCTGTCGCATGCGTGTACTCGTTCTGAAATGGAGACTAAGACTGCGTCTAATCGGCTTCAGGAGATAAAAACGACACTACTGCGGAAGCTTGACGATTTGGAAAACCAGTTGAAGGGCGCTCACAGTTCGCAGGGAGTTCGAGTAGCAAGAGAAGCTCTCGAAGCGATGCGCGGCCGTATCCAACAGTCTGCCGATTCAGCGGCTGCGATCGGTCAAGAATGCAACACAACGGTGGACGAAGCGAGGGCGCATCTGTCTCGTTGCAAAAAGAGGAATGCAGAACGGATTAGAACGAAGATCAGTGAGGCGCAGTGGCTCCTACAGCGTACGAATAGCTTGGTGGGGCAGTCTCAAAGCGACAGCCTCGGAAGGCTAGAGCGGCAGCTTGAAGAGTCCACGACGCAGCTGAAGGAACTGGCGCCTATGGTCGACAACAACTTCGAGGATTTCCCTCGCATTTCAGCTGTGGCGCTCGCTGCAGAGAGGGCGGCTGCCGCTCTTGCAGATTTTGAGAAGAATTTCAAGGCGTCTGCAGCCCAACTTCAAGAGGCACACCAGCTGATGCTGCGGGAACTGGAGGAGCTGCAAAACGCGTGTGACGCTCCACAAAGCCGACTGCAGATTGGGTCAGTGGTAACAGAATTGAAAAGGAGTTTTAGTAGCATTGACAGTTTCTCAGAGAGAGTGAGTTCGCCTGAGATCAGGAACGACTTCAAACTGTCGTTGCtggcttttcttcgccggcCATTATCATCAGCCGCTGGCAACATTGATGATgcaaaaagacaagaggcgCTTGTGACGGATCTCAGCAAAAGGATGTCTGAAGAGGTAGCGGCGTACCGCCGCGTTAttgaagacacagaagccgaggcggagaaagtGTTACGTAAGCATAAACAAAAAGGATCTCATAACGGAGCGAATGCGTTGCCGGAAGATCCGGCGGTTTGGAACGAGGTCCTGCAACTTCGCAGGAAACAGATTCAAGCGGTAAATCGTCTGACAACGAATGCTGAGGCAGCGAAAGTTAAATCTGATATCGGTGTTGCGGAGATGGAAAAGGAAATTGGGGATACGCGGCGGATGATTGAAGCATTACGAGAATGTCTTGCTAATAAGGGCGTCGTCGCTGCTATCGACGAGATTGGGAGACCAGGGACACAAGGGAAGAACAGTACAGAACTTCTCCATGAGGCTGAACTGCTAGAGAAAAAAGCCGACCAACTACAGATTCAGGTACAGAGAAGTAAGGATGCGGTTAgtgagcgagagaagcttcttgatgcagaaaggaagaaactaCTGGAAACCGGTAGTGAATTCATCCCGCATTTTCTGCAATTGCTCAAAAAGGCTGTGGACGAGGCACTCAAGGAAGGAACTCAGTTGGAGGCGATGGTGGTCCATGTCGAGCGCCTGGCGCACAATTCCaaggcgagacgagcggAGGATGTTTTGATCCCGCCTCCCA CCGATGGAAGCGTCACAAACGAGGAAGCGGCTGCAGAAGCGGAAATGGACGCTGACTCATTTTTCCGTGCGGCATCTACGCAGAACGACAAGCTCCAAGGAAAACTAAAAGAATACCACAATCGGCTGTCTGTTCGACACAGTGATGTAGATGAGGCGAAAGCGCTGCTCCAGGCCCTCTTGCCACAATCGCGCGAAGTCGATCAGAGACAAAGTTCTGGAAGACGGCTGTCTTCTTCGAAAATTTTGACAGAGCAACAATTGGGAGAATATAGTCAAGATCTGGTCATTCTTGAGGAGATATTGACAAAGGAGGAGCAGAAGATAAGAGACATAGCAGAGAGAGGTAGGAAAGCTATCGCGGACGCTGCTCGCGCGGCAGCGGCAGACACACATCCAGAAAACGAACAGCCCCCGCAAGAAGCCAACAAAGATAGCGGGCCGAGCCAAGGGCTTCTTCTAGGCATTGGTTTGGGGATTGGGATTCCTCTCGCAATCGCCAGCATTGCTATGTGGAGGTGCTACggacggaaaaagaaaccagGAGTCGGGTCGTCAATTGCCCCGAGCGAGGACCGAGCCACAAGCGCCGAAAGCGGGGGTTCTGACACGTCCCGTCGTGCCCGCTCGACAGGCCCGGACCATCTGGAGAGCATAAGGATATCTACGTTAGAATTTGGAGATCTCGAAACAGCGTTTTCCGGCGTTGAACATCCTGAGATAGCGGGCATTGTAGCTCGTGAGACGTTGCCGACTCCCCCGGCAGGGGAACCAGATACAACGCACATGCAGTATATGATTGACGATCATTATACGGTTGCTCGCAACATAAGCAAAGAAGTGGAACACAAATTCGATTTCGAAGGCTTCCCTACAGCTGTTGTCCGCGAGCAGCGGCCGCAGTCGGAGTAG
- a CDS encoding putative RNA recognition motif-containing protein — MATLTNRGIFGSAVAAALGQENDGDGARPSTSSRNEKRDRPKVSGGDMPLRVSVFDRMEGGREAKQSAQLLTSADPVRRVIDCSRRRLVVDTSMDETGDAWATDGFGPMRRRRNGPTNARGLGSGPFRPAGGASRPGRLRAQSQEWSHDLFEEGVPRQRETKTKGVFGASGRGQDEWVHDFFEGDVTSCPGSSVFIRGLPAGVTESELRAKLAVSGTVLALKIDGGRLPTARVSFLERSAARKAVQTFHGRRMRVAGTSRMSSDVLKVAEVDKARQPESAPVAEDADDTSYLDSFAASTSARARGAVGKSSEFNDRRNRTITMIDSAQRVCNITSF; from the exons ATGGCAACTCTCACGAACCGCGGGATCTTTGGCAGTGCAGTAGCGGCTGCATTGGGACAGGAGAatgacggcgacggcgctcgACCGTCAACTTCTTCGCGGAATGAGAAGCGTGACCGACCGAAAGTCTCCGGTGGAGATATGCCGCTTCGTGTCTCCGTGTTCGATCGCAtggaaggcggcagagaggccaaGCAGTCCGCGCAGCTCCTCACGTCAGCGGACCCAGTGCGCCGGGTCATCGATTGCTCACGGAGAAGGCTCGTCGTGGACACAAGCATGGACGAGACCGGTGACGCATGGGCAACTGACGGTTTTGGTCCGATGCGCCGTCGACGGAATGGGCCAACAAATGCAAGAGGCCTGGGCTCAGGCCCCTTCCGGCCAGCCGGAGGAGCTTCGCG GCCTGGGCGACTTCGAGCGCAGTCCCAGGAGTGGAGTCACGACCTGTTTGAAGAGGGGGTTCCTCGACAACGCGAGACCAAGACGAAAGGCGTCTTCGGGGCTTCTGGACGAGGACAAGACGAATGGGTACACGATTTTTTCGAGGGAGACGTTACGAGCTGCCCGGGATCGTCTGTGTTTATTCGCGGACTCCCCGCAGGCGTCACGGAAAGCGAGTTGCGGGCCAAACTGGCTGTCTCTGGAACAGTTCTTGCTCTCAAG ATCGACGGGGGGCGTTTGCCTACGGCGCGGGTCTCTTTTCTGGAGCGAAGCGCAGCGAGGAAAGCCGTACAGACCTTCCATGGtcgacgcatgcgcgtcgcGGGTACCTCGCGTATGTCAAGTGACGTGCTCAAAGTGGCCGAAGTCGACAAAGCGCGGCAGCCGGAGTCGGCGCCTGtggcagaagacgccgacgACACTTCCTACCTGGACAGTTTCGCCGCGTCTACCTCTGCTCGGGCGAGGGGTGCCGTAGGTAAGAGCTCCGAGTTCAACGACAGACGAAACAGGACAATCACCATGATTGACAGCGCACAGCGGGTCTGTAACATCACATCTTTCTAG
- a CDS encoding putative 5-formyltetrahydrofolate cyclo-ligase domain-containing protein translates to MFIECYASILLRGKRTASFSFACAGLILVPGKSSFRSHFPLSLSRFNIPAPSSDCRHPVVEPDVLLVPLLGFDRIGRRLGYGGGFYDRTLSDLRRRRGTHEKAARSQSKTDCFGPAGPVSDRLRTAEPLRRTTKASLPLVVCGIAFDCQEVDEIPAEGFDEPLDCVLTESDLRIFSPELAEKVA, encoded by the exons CTTCGTGGGAAGAGAACCGCCAGCTTCtcgtttgcatgcgctggcCTCATTCTTGTCCCAGGAAAGAGCAGCTTTCGATCGCActtccctctttcgctgtcACGA TTCAACATCCCCGCCCCTTCGTCTGATTGCCGCCATCCCGTGGTGGAGCCGGACGTGCTGCTGgtccctcttctcggcttcgaTCGGATTGGACGGCGCCTTGGCTACGGCGGCGGCTTTTACGACCGCACGCTCTCGGACCTGCGCAGAAGACGGGGGACACACGAGAAAGCTGCTCGGTCACAGAGCAAGACAGACTGCTTT GGCCCAGCAGGCCCCGTCTCTGATCGCCTCCGAACGGCGGAGCCTTTGAGGCGGACAACGAAGGCCTCCTTACCCCTCGTGGTCTGTGGAATCGCTTTCGACTGCCAAGAAGTCGACGAAATCCCCGCTGAAGGATTCGACGAGCCTCTCGACTGCGTCCTCACCGAAAGCGACTTGAGAATCTTCTCCCCGGAGCTGGCAGAGAAAGTCGCgtag